In Candidatus Defluviilinea proxima, a single genomic region encodes these proteins:
- a CDS encoding response regulator transcription factor yields the protein MGQKIRVTILDDHQSIIDGYRFRLGNSPRVEVVAAISYGDEIQSSLEKHPTDVLLLDINVPVSEDNPNPYPILHVMPDLLQKYPGLAILVISMHAERGLIRAVMEAGASGYVLKDDQSTLRDLENVVASIFSGGIHLSRQANDILLRGGTVGNEPPLAKRQLEVLSLCLSYPDSSTAELAKKMSISNSTVRNLLSGAYIKLGVHTRIAAVTKARQMGLISPPNPTVPRQKVNA from the coding sequence ATGGGACAAAAGATTCGTGTGACAATTTTGGATGATCATCAGTCCATCATCGATGGATATCGTTTTCGCCTTGGGAATAGCCCCCGGGTGGAAGTGGTGGCAGCTATCAGCTATGGGGATGAAATACAAAGCTCATTGGAAAAGCATCCTACTGATGTACTTCTACTCGATATAAATGTTCCCGTTTCAGAAGACAATCCCAACCCTTATCCAATTCTGCACGTTATGCCTGATCTATTACAAAAATATCCCGGTCTGGCGATTCTCGTCATCAGTATGCATGCTGAGCGAGGTTTGATCCGCGCTGTGATGGAGGCAGGCGCCAGTGGTTACGTCCTCAAAGACGATCAATCCACGCTTCGGGATTTAGAAAATGTAGTGGCGTCTATCTTCAGTGGCGGGATCCATCTTAGCCGTCAGGCAAACGACATCCTCCTGCGAGGTGGAACAGTGGGAAATGAACCGCCTCTCGCCAAACGACAGTTGGAAGTGTTGTCCCTGTGCCTTTCCTACCCTGACAGTTCTACAGCAGAACTCGCAAAGAAAATGTCGATCTCCAACTCCACTGTCCGCAATTTACTCTCAGGGGCATATATCAAACTTGGCGTACATACCCGTATCGCCGCTGTCACTAAAGCCCGTCAAATGGGATTGATCTCCCCTCCCAACCCTACCGTTCCACGTCAAAAAGTTAACGCGTAA
- a CDS encoding polyprenyl synthetase family protein translates to MNIFAQIGQEFSVLPHVASWGDAQNIFQNTLSGRPKHWLLPVHACKAVGGEPKQAVLAVLAIACAHIGILLVDDMLDADPRGEYHRLGMAASANLSSTFQAAAVYAVARSIRDDASKLVAIESFNEMFLSTSFGQFLDVQSPVNESAYWKVTQTKSSPFFGVALQIGALAGGSSLETAKQLKQLGCLYGEMIQLHDDMHDSMEIPANPDWLQGRKPLPILFASQVEHPERERFLQLSQSIMDLDTLQEAQEILIHCGAISYCADQLIRKHQTAMNLLKHASLIDPKPVSELLDEIIAPVHALLKTVNVD, encoded by the coding sequence ATGAATATTTTTGCTCAAATCGGTCAGGAGTTTTCTGTGTTGCCTCATGTCGCGTCCTGGGGAGATGCACAAAACATATTTCAAAATACATTATCTGGCAGACCTAAACATTGGCTCTTACCGGTGCATGCCTGTAAGGCTGTGGGAGGAGAGCCAAAACAAGCTGTTCTTGCTGTGCTGGCAATTGCCTGTGCGCACATTGGAATTTTGCTGGTAGACGATATGTTGGATGCAGATCCACGTGGTGAATATCACAGGCTTGGGATGGCGGCCTCCGCTAACTTGTCGAGCACGTTTCAGGCGGCCGCTGTATATGCTGTTGCTCGCAGTATACGTGATGATGCATCTAAGCTAGTGGCAATCGAGAGCTTCAATGAGATGTTTCTTTCCACCTCATTTGGGCAATTTTTAGATGTGCAATCACCTGTGAATGAATCTGCTTATTGGAAAGTTACCCAGACCAAGAGCTCACCTTTCTTTGGCGTGGCTTTGCAAATTGGAGCATTAGCCGGTGGGAGTTCGTTGGAAACCGCGAAACAATTGAAGCAATTGGGATGTTTGTACGGGGAAATGATCCAACTCCATGATGATATGCATGACTCGATGGAAATCCCAGCCAACCCAGATTGGCTTCAAGGCAGAAAGCCGTTGCCGATTCTTTTCGCGTCGCAAGTGGAACATCCAGAACGGGAACGCTTCCTTCAATTGAGTCAATCCATTATGGATTTGGATACGCTACAGGAAGCACAGGAGATTTTGATCCATTGTGGAGCGATCAGTTATTGTGCCGACCAGTTGATCCGCAAGCACCAAACTGCAATGAACCTCTTGAAGCACGCCTCTTTAATCGACCCTAAGCCTGTCTCTGAATTATTGGACGAGATCATCGCCCCGGTACATGCACTGCTTAAAACAGTAAACGTGGATTAG
- a CDS encoding LCP family protein: protein MKSLRPIIIAAILLAGCGSNAPAPLPFAMVTSAPNPSPTPTPFLPVSWTPTGSLLSQPIVDSSSLTSTPLAATPTIAPTIDPNFLINTVAPLPTIDTSGSQILNNGQETINFLLIGSDKRPGTSFRTDTMVIAILRPNEGQVSLISIPRDLWVFIPGWENQRINTAYQHGISVGYPGGGPGLLKDTIQYNLGIRIDHTAMVDFDGFRKIVDTIGGVDVPVVCPYTDWRLIDPSYDPQNENNWALYTVSPGVIHMDGDLALWYARSRQKSSDFDRGRRQQEVLRSIFTQALQAGTLTRIPELYNNFKDSVETDLGLADMVQLSLYAPKMTSADIRSYYIRPPYVTSWITDGGAYVLSPNQDLLGQMLTEAVSPSTRTIQRQAVTIEVMNGTSIPGYETLASTRLNYAGYETKIVPSDRQDYAYSVLIDKSVVQDRSVSDSILNVMGILPGGLIPSPDGNSTAQYLLILGYDYQPCFRPEKLVE, encoded by the coding sequence ATGAAATCACTACGGCCAATCATCATCGCGGCAATATTGCTTGCTGGATGCGGAAGTAACGCGCCCGCGCCCTTACCCTTCGCAATGGTGACATCCGCACCAAACCCATCTCCCACACCGACTCCCTTCCTGCCTGTTTCATGGACGCCAACCGGCTCGCTTCTTTCTCAGCCGATAGTTGATTCATCATCCCTGACCTCCACTCCCCTCGCAGCGACTCCAACAATCGCCCCGACGATTGATCCGAACTTCCTTATCAATACGGTTGCGCCACTTCCCACCATTGATACATCTGGCAGTCAGATCCTCAATAATGGGCAAGAGACCATCAACTTCCTGCTTATCGGTTCCGACAAACGCCCCGGCACATCCTTCCGCACAGACACAATGGTCATTGCCATTCTGCGCCCCAACGAGGGACAAGTCTCTCTGATCTCGATCCCTCGCGATCTGTGGGTGTTCATCCCCGGTTGGGAAAATCAACGCATCAACACCGCTTATCAACACGGTATCTCTGTCGGTTACCCCGGTGGCGGACCTGGTCTGCTCAAAGACACCATTCAATACAACCTCGGCATCCGCATTGACCACACTGCCATGGTAGATTTTGACGGCTTTCGTAAGATCGTAGACACTATCGGAGGCGTAGATGTTCCTGTTGTATGCCCCTACACAGATTGGCGTTTGATAGATCCGAGTTATGATCCGCAAAACGAAAACAACTGGGCACTTTACACGGTCAGCCCCGGCGTCATCCACATGGACGGCGACCTCGCCCTCTGGTACGCCCGCTCCCGTCAAAAATCCAGTGACTTTGACCGTGGTAGAAGACAACAAGAAGTGCTCCGCTCGATCTTCACGCAAGCACTCCAAGCCGGAACATTGACCCGTATCCCAGAACTCTACAACAACTTCAAAGACTCCGTTGAAACCGACCTCGGCCTAGCCGACATGGTACAACTCTCCCTCTACGCCCCCAAAATGACCAGTGCCGACATCCGCAGTTACTACATCCGCCCGCCTTACGTCACATCGTGGATCACCGATGGCGGCGCGTATGTCCTTTCCCCCAATCAAGACCTGCTCGGGCAAATGCTCACGGAAGCAGTGTCACCGTCCACACGCACGATACAAAGACAAGCCGTCACCATCGAAGTGATGAACGGCACATCCATCCCCGGCTACGAGACTCTCGCATCCACCCGTCTCAACTATGCAGGCTACGAAACAAAGATCGTCCCATCAGACAGACAAGATTATGCCTATTCTGTTCTGATCGATAAATCTGTTGTGCAAGACCGCTCCGTAAGCGACTCGATTTTGAACGTCATGGGCATCCTGCCCGGAGGATTGATCCCTTCACCGGATGGAAATAGCACCGCACAGTATCTTTTGATCTTGGGATATGATTATCAGCCGTGCTTTAGACCAGAGAAGTTGGTAGAGTGA
- a CDS encoding LysM peptidoglycan-binding domain-containing protein, with translation MKALRQMGSGFIIGILSLLLVIGGISLSLAETSAPALPPTPSPIPTDFAVEFASPFPSPTVELIPILPTDTLIPSPTTEVQVATNCVFPANWITVTVGVNEDLYTIAQKYNTTTDELNEKNCLNFLNPAPGAIIHVPAVPTKVVAPCLPPAGWVKRHVVQKGDNLYRIALSYGITYPQLQAGNCMGSSVTIFAGQILWAPNIPTFTPFVTATATNTVNYSTPTNTATNTPDYSTVTATFMVTASPIPATQTPSITPLPTIQAQ, from the coding sequence ATGAAAGCCCTGCGCCAAATGGGCAGTGGATTCATCATTGGGATACTCTCGCTCTTACTTGTCATTGGGGGCATTTCATTGTCCTTGGCTGAAACATCTGCCCCGGCCCTACCGCCCACACCATCGCCCATACCCACAGATTTTGCAGTTGAATTTGCATCACCGTTTCCCTCTCCCACAGTAGAACTTATTCCCATTCTCCCTACTGACACTCTCATCCCAAGCCCTACAACTGAGGTGCAGGTTGCGACGAATTGTGTTTTCCCTGCCAATTGGATCACGGTCACTGTTGGTGTGAACGAAGATCTCTACACCATCGCACAAAAATACAACACCACCACAGACGAACTGAACGAAAAGAACTGTCTTAACTTTCTCAACCCCGCCCCCGGCGCGATCATCCATGTACCGGCCGTGCCAACGAAAGTGGTTGCCCCATGCCTTCCGCCTGCTGGCTGGGTAAAACGACACGTAGTGCAAAAAGGCGATAACCTCTATCGCATCGCACTCTCGTATGGCATCACGTACCCACAACTGCAAGCGGGTAATTGCATGGGATCATCAGTAACTATCTTTGCCGGCCAAATCCTTTGGGCGCCAAACATACCAACCTTCACGCCGTTCGTCACTGCCACTGCTACGAACACTGTCAACTACTCCACACCTACAAATACCGCCACCAACACGCCCGATTACTCAACCGTCACCGCCACCTTTATGGTGACCGCTTCTCCCATACCGGCTACACAAACACCATCCATCACACCATTACCTACTATACAAGCTCAATAA